AAATGGCGTAAACAGATCGAAGGCAATTTATTTATTCGTCATAAATATTTAGATCATGTTGAAAATCGTGTTTGGGATAAGGCGTTTGGCAATTATCCAGCGGTTGTCAAAATGCTTGAATTATTGAAAGAGCCTCATTTTAAAGCAGGGCTTGCGTTAGAACAGTCTGCGTTGGTGGAATTATTTCATACAGAACAAGCACAAGTTTTAATGAATTTAAAACAAGCTGAAAGATCAATGAAAGAGCAATATGAATATCTAGCTCAAATAAAAGATATTCAGCAAGTGACGGTGCTAGGCAGTGGTTACATGGGAGCAGGTATTGCTTATTTAACAGCAAATAATGCCCAAATCCCAGTCAGAATTAAAGATATTCATCCTTCTGAAATTCAAAAAGCACTACAAATGTGTTATGGCTTGATGCAAAAAGCCATGAGTAAAAAGCAACTTAGCCATGGTGAAATGATTCAGCGAATGAATTTAATTACCGGTGGCGAACGTTTAGTTGCAGCAAAATCGACAGACTTTATTGTTGAAGCAGTATATGAGAAATTAGAACTGAAACAGCAAATGGTCAGAGAAAGTGAAGCTTACTACAATGAAAATGCCATTTTTGCGACCAATACTTCTACTTTCTCGATCAAAGAGATTGCCTCTGTTGCAAAACGTCCAGAAAACGTGATTGGTTTTCACTATTTTAGTCCTGTAACTAAGCGTCAGATGGTGGAAATTATTCCTCATGAAACGACAAGCCAAAAAGCGATTGCGACGGCAATTCATTTTGCGATTCAACAAGGTAAAATTCCAATGTTGGTGGCAGATAAAGAGGGATTCTTCATTAACCGTATCTTAACGCCATTCTTATTAGAAGCGATAGAGTGCTTATCAGAAGGCGAAGGCATTGAGTTTATCGATCGCTCTTTACAAGAATTTGGTTTTAAAATTGGGCCACTTGCGATGATCGATGATATTGGATTAGATATTATTGTGAAGTCAAATCCAGCGATGATAGAGCAACTTGGGAAACGCTTTGCTTTACCAAGTAGCATACCGAGTTTGATGGTAGATGATCGTAAAGGTAGAAAAAATAAACGTGGATTCTATCTCTATGATTCAAAAGGCCAGCGGACTCAAGAAGATAAGAGTATTTATCACACGATGGAAACCATTATGCGTAATGAGTTGGAAGCACAAGAAATCGCACGCCGTTGCGTATTACGTATGATCAATGAAGCTTGTTGGTGTTTACAAGATAATGTGATTCGTTCAACAGACGAAGGGAATGTGGCTTCTGTATTAGGTTTTGATTTCCCTGATTTCCGTGGAGGTATCTATGCATACATTGAAAAAGTGGGCGCAAAAGAGATAGTTCATCAGTTGCGTAAGCATGCACAACGCTATGGGGAACGCTTTACCCCTTGCGACTGGTTAGTTGAAAAAGCACAAGCATAATTTTTTATTTCATCTTAATTTATTTACATAAGGATAATATATGAAGTTAACGAAAGTGGCAGGAGCTGTAGTTGCTGTTGTTGGGACGGTTGCCGTTGGTGGTAGTTGGTATACTGGGCAACAAGTTGAGCAAAAGTATCAAGAGTTTATTCAAATAGGGAATAACAATTTAAAACATTTAGGTGCTTATGGCATAACGGCTGAAATTAAAGATGTGCAATTTACGCGCCATTTTTTCAGTTCGGATGTTAAATATACATTAGAAGCCCAATTCGATGGGAAAACTTATGCTCTTAAAGGTGATGATAAATTATTTCATGGGCCATTGCCGTTAAACCGTTTATCTAAAGGTAATCTAGTACCTGTGTTAGCCAGTGTAGAAAATAACATTCAGCTTCCAGAAAATCTTAAAGTCTATTTTAATAACCAAGATAAACTGGGTGAAGGGAAGTCTGATATTAGTTATTCAGGTGCTACAAAAGGTGAATTTAAAATTAACCCGATCAAAATTGCTGAAGATGATAAAGGAAGTTTAGCATTATCAGAATCAAACTATATTTATGCTTATGATCCGGCATCAAAAAAATCGGAATTTGAAGTTAAATTAGACAATGTAAAATGGGTTGATATTGAAAAGATCGAAACAGACCTTCAAGGATTAAGTTATAAATTGAATACCGTTTCGGATAATCAATATCCATTGTTAGCACTGGGCGAATATACTGCATCAATTAAGCAACTTAGAATCAAAGATAATGAAGAATCATCTTTTGCGATGTCATTTAATAACTTTAGCAGTACCGGTAAATCAAACCTTCAGAAAGATCGTGTCATTTCTTCAGGTGATGGTAAAGCAGAAATTGAGCTACAAAAAGCGGATACAAAACTGAAATTAGGTCAGTTTAATATGGATCTATTTATGGATGTCGATGCTCAGGGAATGAATGATCTCACGCCATATTTGAGTTCGCCTGATAAATTAGCATCAGAAGAGGCGGGGCAAATTGTTCAATCTATTTTAATGAAATCGCCTAAACTCGAAGTAAAAAATTTGAGCATTGAAAATGAAAAAGGGAAAAACAATTTATCTTTAAATATCAGTTTAGAGAATTTTGATCCAAACAAAATCGAGAGTTTTGATTCGATGCTCAAAATTTTCAAAGCATCGCACTTAGATGCGAAATTAAATATCCCTTCTCTTGAGGAATTAGCCACACAGATGAATGAAATGGATGGCGCAGCTAAAGAAGAAGCTACACAACAGGCTAAATTAACGATT
Above is a genomic segment from Actinobacillus indolicus containing:
- a CDS encoding 3-hydroxyacyl-CoA dehydrogenase NAD-binding domain-containing protein — encoded protein: MTTEERISPFQVEIDNNQIAIVRIDVQGKTKNWLPEQFVEDLRDVIGSIIYQQAQGVIFVSGKKKGFIQGYDPEYLRNKTDEQLKTLSNNAQLVMREINTLKMPVVAVIDGGCFGIGLELALACDYRIASEESYTKFAMPQIRSGILPFAGGTQRLPRLVGLQNAVTILLSGQKIGVEKALKIGLVDKLIPASNLFETAYHLLLNRKVQKIDHKNPLDKVKKWRKQIEGNLFIRHKYLDHVENRVWDKAFGNYPAVVKMLELLKEPHFKAGLALEQSALVELFHTEQAQVLMNLKQAERSMKEQYEYLAQIKDIQQVTVLGSGYMGAGIAYLTANNAQIPVRIKDIHPSEIQKALQMCYGLMQKAMSKKQLSHGEMIQRMNLITGGERLVAAKSTDFIVEAVYEKLELKQQMVRESEAYYNENAIFATNTSTFSIKEIASVAKRPENVIGFHYFSPVTKRQMVEIIPHETTSQKAIATAIHFAIQQGKIPMLVADKEGFFINRILTPFLLEAIECLSEGEGIEFIDRSLQEFGFKIGPLAMIDDIGLDIIVKSNPAMIEQLGKRFALPSSIPSLMVDDRKGRKNKRGFYLYDSKGQRTQEDKSIYHTMETIMRNELEAQEIARRCVLRMINEACWCLQDNVIRSTDEGNVASVLGFDFPDFRGGIYAYIEKVGAKEIVHQLRKHAQRYGERFTPCDWLVEKAQA
- a CDS encoding YdgA family protein, which codes for MKLTKVAGAVVAVVGTVAVGGSWYTGQQVEQKYQEFIQIGNNNLKHLGAYGITAEIKDVQFTRHFFSSDVKYTLEAQFDGKTYALKGDDKLFHGPLPLNRLSKGNLVPVLASVENNIQLPENLKVYFNNQDKLGEGKSDISYSGATKGEFKINPIKIAEDDKGSLALSESNYIYAYDPASKKSEFEVKLDNVKWVDIEKIETDLQGLSYKLNTVSDNQYPLLALGEYTASIKQLRIKDNEESSFAMSFNNFSSTGKSNLQKDRVISSGDGKAEIELQKADTKLKLGQFNMDLFMDVDAQGMNDLTPYLSSPDKLASEEAGQIVQSILMKSPKLEVKNLSIENEKGKNNLSLNISLENFDPNKIESFDSMLKIFKASHLDAKLNIPSLEELATQMNEMDGAAKEEATQQAKLTIEELANQAKASTLAEVDNENIKMKLTIDQGKVNLNGRDVPEEEVQGALFILMLGLSSMGIQ